In Corynebacterium aquatimens, one genomic interval encodes:
- a CDS encoding DoxX family membrane protein, with the protein MSKKGFFGRFGRRTNDAPSPAVNTPQPPSRPTPTPPKPTAPTPNAPQARKPATDEPPTEQIPATPKAPTPKLAQPGTTPKPASPAKPADMPAAKSPAKPADKAADKAPAKAPAKPETKPAASVTQDLDDLDDLDVPTYDSGKAKTAAKSDAKNASNTPSKEAPKNADPAKRVPMATTAPRKADPNKPKPNAQPTNAKTQPAEQKADEAAKPATNAKPEAKAQPVTKTAPQNEPEKAPQAKAETGKAPQAKPETNKAPQAKPETNKAPQVKTPQAKAQVQAKPKNQAEPKTQVKPQAQPQTDAKDAPSKDPMNRRLFGEKTERKPRPRDIYARTGKAAPVEILPSQPAEPGKGTAEQKNAAQRSKQQRLAVQPSCPAPQETQAPRPSNAQRQQPQAEQPQAKPAVKPEVKRTPQPEAPKPSVTPAPRAGAVPAPTPVPKSVPPTPTPAPEKPEAKKPEPTKPAQPQTEVKKATQADVKKPAQAQEASAKPEVKQPTKAEANEPKAKTPEVKQEVKQPEQKKPEQKKPEQKKPEQKKPEVNASAAAKAKVAKTAVDKPESAKAEPSKEQTAKSEPTKEQTAKPKFEPTKAQAAKEEETPRDHDTKSKDADNQQPSVKKLEVKSDAQEEATKNDLGKPKTPAATAAAAAAASRAAQTEEKPAAAEKTETKTVEAKTQVKPAKAAAERTAEAKTDVKKAEPKKVVGARKSVNTASEGAQAEPKTEEIARVEPKKKTVRKEPAQKQAAKTTEVKPEPKKAEVKPEPKQVQAETVEVKPVEVENVKVETAPVEAPTAPKAVVSEVAGDEGVDKQKLVAAPELAPAPAGEAAPVEILPEPEAEPVREVPVVESPGRGTLDFGLLLLRLVLGGTLTALALGAFFGLGNSEGLAGLREAYNGYTMGDVLAVAVPTLQLAAGVFLLIGLVTPVAAAVATIATGFGALHAGAAAGTGLNLFAWDSTVWLSLVLLGLSLAIQFTGPGRYGVDFARGWAKRPLVSSWIGAVVGIAGVVLLWWFGTGVNPFA; encoded by the coding sequence ATGAGTAAAAAAGGCTTCTTCGGCAGGTTCGGTCGGCGCACAAACGACGCTCCTTCACCCGCGGTAAACACCCCACAACCGCCCAGCCGCCCCACCCCAACGCCCCCGAAGCCAACAGCGCCTACCCCCAACGCTCCCCAGGCGAGAAAACCCGCCACCGACGAGCCACCCACCGAGCAGATCCCCGCCACCCCGAAGGCCCCCACCCCCAAACTCGCCCAACCCGGCACCACCCCGAAGCCCGCTTCGCCCGCGAAGCCCGCCGACATGCCTGCGGCGAAGTCTCCCGCCAAACCGGCCGACAAAGCGGCCGACAAGGCTCCGGCCAAGGCTCCCGCCAAACCGGAAACCAAACCCGCGGCATCGGTCACCCAGGATCTCGACGATCTCGATGATCTCGACGTCCCGACCTACGACTCTGGCAAAGCCAAGACTGCGGCCAAGAGCGATGCGAAGAACGCGAGCAACACCCCAAGCAAGGAAGCGCCAAAGAACGCCGACCCCGCTAAGCGGGTCCCAATGGCGACCACGGCACCGCGTAAGGCTGACCCGAATAAGCCAAAACCAAACGCTCAGCCGACAAACGCCAAAACTCAGCCAGCCGAGCAAAAGGCAGACGAAGCAGCGAAACCTGCCACCAACGCCAAACCTGAGGCTAAGGCTCAGCCGGTAACCAAGACCGCACCTCAGAATGAGCCCGAGAAGGCCCCGCAGGCCAAGGCCGAAACCGGCAAGGCTCCGCAGGCGAAGCCTGAAACCAACAAGGCTCCGCAGGCGAAGCCTGAAACTAACAAGGCTCCGCAAGTCAAGACCCCGCAGGCCAAAGCCCAGGTTCAAGCCAAGCCTAAGAATCAAGCCGAGCCTAAGACTCAAGTCAAGCCGCAAGCTCAACCACAGACCGACGCTAAGGATGCGCCTTCTAAGGATCCGATGAATCGTCGTTTGTTCGGCGAGAAAACCGAACGCAAACCGCGTCCGCGTGACATCTATGCGCGTACCGGTAAGGCCGCTCCGGTAGAGATCCTTCCTTCCCAACCAGCTGAACCAGGGAAGGGTACCGCTGAGCAGAAGAACGCAGCCCAACGCTCCAAGCAGCAAAGGCTGGCCGTGCAGCCCTCATGTCCAGCTCCGCAGGAAACTCAGGCTCCGCGCCCTTCGAACGCTCAGCGCCAGCAACCACAGGCAGAGCAGCCGCAAGCTAAGCCAGCTGTGAAGCCGGAGGTTAAGCGTACCCCGCAGCCGGAAGCTCCCAAACCTTCCGTGACTCCAGCCCCTCGCGCTGGTGCGGTTCCTGCACCGACGCCGGTTCCGAAGTCGGTGCCGCCGACGCCAACCCCCGCGCCCGAGAAGCCAGAAGCCAAGAAGCCTGAGCCGACGAAACCGGCTCAACCTCAGACCGAGGTGAAGAAGGCGACCCAGGCTGACGTTAAGAAGCCTGCTCAAGCTCAAGAGGCGAGCGCTAAGCCGGAAGTCAAGCAGCCGACCAAGGCAGAAGCGAATGAGCCGAAGGCTAAAACACCTGAAGTCAAGCAGGAAGTGAAGCAGCCGGAACAAAAGAAACCGGAACAAAAGAAACCGGAACAGAAGAAACCGGAACAGAAGAAACCAGAAGTTAACGCTTCTGCGGCTGCTAAGGCCAAGGTTGCTAAGACTGCTGTTGACAAGCCTGAATCAGCGAAGGCCGAACCGTCCAAGGAACAAACGGCAAAGTCTGAGCCGACTAAGGAACAAACGGCAAAGCCTAAGTTCGAACCGACTAAGGCTCAGGCGGCTAAGGAAGAAGAAACGCCGCGCGATCACGACACTAAGTCGAAAGACGCGGACAACCAGCAGCCTTCGGTGAAGAAGCTTGAGGTCAAATCCGACGCGCAAGAGGAAGCGACCAAGAACGATCTGGGCAAGCCGAAGACCCCAGCCGCAACGGCTGCTGCCGCAGCGGCTGCATCCCGGGCGGCCCAGACTGAGGAGAAGCCAGCAGCGGCCGAGAAGACCGAAACAAAGACTGTCGAAGCCAAGACTCAGGTGAAGCCAGCCAAGGCCGCGGCCGAGAGGACTGCTGAAGCCAAGACTGACGTCAAGAAGGCTGAGCCGAAGAAGGTTGTTGGTGCTCGGAAGTCGGTAAACACTGCGTCTGAGGGCGCACAGGCTGAGCCGAAGACTGAAGAGATTGCTCGGGTAGAACCCAAGAAGAAAACGGTTCGGAAGGAACCCGCCCAAAAGCAAGCGGCAAAGACTACCGAGGTGAAGCCGGAGCCGAAGAAGGCTGAAGTCAAGCCTGAGCCCAAGCAGGTTCAGGCGGAGACGGTTGAGGTCAAGCCAGTTGAGGTTGAAAACGTAAAGGTCGAGACGGCTCCGGTCGAAGCGCCGACGGCACCGAAGGCAGTGGTGTCGGAGGTTGCGGGTGATGAGGGCGTCGATAAGCAAAAGCTCGTTGCTGCGCCTGAGTTAGCGCCGGCGCCTGCTGGTGAGGCGGCGCCGGTGGAGATTCTGCCGGAGCCAGAAGCGGAGCCGGTGCGGGAAGTTCCTGTGGTGGAATCGCCGGGGCGCGGAACGCTTGACTTTGGTTTGCTGCTGCTGCGGCTCGTGCTTGGTGGGACGTTGACCGCGCTGGCGCTGGGTGCGTTCTTCGGGCTGGGTAACTCGGAGGGACTGGCTGGCCTGCGGGAGGCGTACAACGGGTACACGATGGGGGATGTGTTGGCGGTGGCGGTGCCGACGTTGCAGCTCGCGGCGGGTGTGTTCCTGCTGATCGGTCTGGTGACGCCAGTGGCTGCGGCGGTGGCGACGATAGCCACGGGCTTCGGTGCTTTGCACGCGGGGGCAGCGGCAGGAACTGGGCTGAACCTCTTCGCGTGGGATTCCACGGTATGGCTGAGTCTGGTGCTTTTGGGCCTGTCGCTGGCGATTCAGTTCACTGGGCCTGGCCGCTACGGCGTGGACTTCGCGCGTGGATGGGCGAAACGGCCACTGGTAAGTTCCTGGATCGGCGCGGTCGTGGGCATTGCCGGTGTGGTTCTGCTGTGGTGGTTTGGTACCGGCGTGAACCCGTTCGCGTAG
- the gatB gene encoding Asp-tRNA(Asn)/Glu-tRNA(Gln) amidotransferase subunit GatB, protein MTAIDVMDYDEVLEKYDPVMGLEVHVELATETKMFSTSSAHFGAAPNTNIDPVSLGLPGALPVVNAKGVEWAIKIGLALNCEIAESSRFARKNYFYPDQPKNYQISQYDEPIAHDGYLDVVLDDGTEWRVEIERAHMEEDTGKLTHLGSATGRITGATASLVDCNRAGIPLIEIVTKPIIGAGERAPEVARAYVGALRELVKALGVSDARMDQGSMRCDANVSLRPIGQEKFGTRTETKNINSLKSVEQAVRFEMQRQAQVLDDGGSIVQETRHYQEKDGSTSKGRPKEEASEYRYFNDPDLPPVIARPEWVEEIRQTLPELPWVRRARIQEEWKLPEKEFRDMVNAGALDLVVDTVEAGTTPDEARAWWVSYLSGKANEAGTDLDALGVTPAHVARLVALVKEGKLTTKLARQAIDGVIAGEGDVDEVVAQRGLEVVRDDGAIEAAVDEALAANPDIVEKYKAGNTKVTGAIVGAVMKATQGKADPKSINEIIARKLA, encoded by the coding sequence ATGACTGCGATTGATGTGATGGATTATGACGAGGTGCTGGAAAAGTACGACCCAGTGATGGGCCTCGAGGTACACGTGGAGCTGGCGACGGAGACGAAGATGTTCTCCACATCGTCCGCGCACTTTGGCGCCGCGCCGAACACCAACATCGATCCGGTGTCCCTTGGCTTGCCGGGCGCGCTGCCGGTGGTCAACGCCAAGGGCGTGGAGTGGGCCATCAAGATCGGCCTCGCGCTCAACTGCGAGATCGCCGAGAGCTCGCGGTTTGCGCGCAAGAACTACTTCTACCCGGACCAGCCGAAGAACTACCAGATCTCACAGTACGACGAGCCGATTGCGCACGACGGTTACTTGGACGTCGTGCTTGACGACGGCACGGAGTGGCGCGTGGAAATCGAACGCGCCCACATGGAGGAAGACACTGGCAAGCTGACCCACCTTGGTTCCGCCACGGGCCGTATCACCGGCGCCACGGCGTCCTTGGTGGACTGCAACCGCGCGGGCATTCCCCTCATTGAGATCGTGACCAAGCCGATCATCGGTGCGGGCGAGCGTGCCCCGGAAGTCGCCCGCGCGTACGTGGGCGCGTTGCGGGAGCTAGTCAAGGCTCTGGGCGTGTCCGATGCCCGCATGGACCAAGGCTCGATGCGCTGCGACGCGAACGTGTCCCTGCGCCCGATTGGCCAGGAGAAATTTGGCACCCGCACGGAGACCAAAAACATCAACTCGCTCAAATCCGTTGAGCAGGCCGTCCGCTTTGAAATGCAGCGTCAAGCGCAAGTACTTGACGACGGCGGGTCCATCGTGCAAGAAACCCGCCACTACCAGGAAAAGGACGGCAGCACCTCCAAGGGGCGCCCGAAGGAAGAAGCGAGCGAGTACCGCTACTTCAACGACCCGGACCTGCCGCCGGTCATCGCCCGCCCGGAGTGGGTGGAGGAGATCCGCCAAACCCTTCCGGAACTCCCGTGGGTCCGTCGCGCCCGCATTCAGGAGGAGTGGAAACTGCCTGAGAAGGAGTTCCGCGACATGGTCAACGCGGGTGCTCTGGACCTCGTGGTTGACACGGTCGAAGCTGGCACTACCCCGGATGAAGCCCGCGCGTGGTGGGTGTCCTACCTCTCTGGCAAGGCGAACGAAGCCGGCACCGACCTCGACGCCCTCGGCGTCACCCCAGCCCACGTCGCCCGCCTGGTCGCCTTGGTCAAGGAAGGCAAGCTCACCACCAAACTTGCCCGCCAAGCCATCGACGGCGTCATCGCCGGTGAAGGGGACGTGGACGAGGTCGTCGCACAGCGTGGCCTTGAGGTCGTGCGCGATGATGGCGCCATCGAAGCCGCCGTCGACGAGGCCCTTGCGGCCAACCCCGACATCGTTGAGAAGTACAAGGCTGGCAACACGAAGGTGACCGGCGCCATCGTCGGCGCCGTAATGAAGGCCACCCAGGGCAAGGCGGACCCGAAGTCCATCAACGAGATCATCGCGCGCAAGCTCGCGTAA
- the nadC gene encoding carboxylating nicotinate-nucleotide diphosphorylase, with protein sequence MPISDAKPLNPTATLRLIQLGLDEDFVHGPDATTVATIDADATMTANFVPRKPGVVAGLEVIAWTMHAVDPSISVDVRAADGDEVSPGDVLATVSGPARSILSAERTALNLLTYASGIATATHRWTREFTGTKARVRDSRKTLPGYRDLAKYAVRCGGGVNHRMSLGDAVLIKDNHVASVGSVAEAYRRTVDAFPDLPREVEVDDLDQLREVLAFKPHLVMLDNFSVELTRDGVALRDELSPSTMLESSGGLTLDVARAYAETGVDYLAVGGLTHSVTILDIGLDAA encoded by the coding sequence ATGCCTATTAGCGACGCCAAACCACTCAACCCAACCGCCACACTTCGCCTCATCCAGCTTGGCCTAGACGAAGACTTCGTCCACGGGCCCGACGCCACCACCGTGGCCACGATCGACGCGGACGCTACGATGACCGCGAACTTCGTGCCGCGCAAACCAGGTGTTGTCGCCGGGCTGGAGGTCATCGCGTGGACGATGCACGCCGTCGACCCGTCCATTTCCGTTGATGTGCGCGCCGCCGATGGCGATGAGGTCTCCCCCGGCGACGTCCTGGCCACCGTCAGTGGGCCTGCGCGTTCCATTCTCTCTGCGGAGCGCACCGCGCTGAACTTGCTTACCTACGCCAGTGGCATCGCCACCGCCACCCACCGCTGGACGCGCGAGTTCACCGGGACGAAGGCCCGGGTGCGCGATTCCCGTAAGACGCTGCCTGGTTACCGTGACTTGGCAAAGTACGCTGTGCGCTGCGGCGGCGGCGTCAATCACCGCATGAGCTTGGGTGACGCCGTGCTAATCAAAGACAACCACGTCGCCTCCGTCGGATCAGTCGCAGAAGCTTATCGACGAACGGTCGACGCCTTCCCCGACCTCCCCCGCGAAGTTGAGGTCGATGACCTGGACCAGCTGCGCGAGGTCTTGGCTTTTAAGCCGCACCTGGTGATGTTGGACAACTTCTCTGTTGAGCTCACCCGGGACGGCGTTGCGCTGCGCGATGAGCTCTCCCCATCCACCATGCTGGAGTCCTCCGGCGGCCTGACCTTGGATGTTGCGCGGGCTTATGCCGAAACCGGCGTTGACTACCTAGCCGTAGGCGGGCTGACGCACTCGGTCACCATCTTGGACATCGGCCTCGACGCCGCCTAG
- a CDS encoding GNAT family N-acetyltransferase has product MPDFPATPTMRSKWATLEPLSLDHADGLAEAVGDLSTLWYQDHIPAPEDVPSYISSLISESDRAAWAIIAPDGRPAGVTTYFHLDPVNRNLEIGSTWIGKEFQGTSINPAVKYLMLERAFEELGCLRVEIRTHFMNQQSRRAIEKLGAKLDGVLRRHKVLKSGLVRDTCVYSILDTEWPEVQSGLVARLGGRPSSDALRDA; this is encoded by the coding sequence ATGCCTGACTTCCCCGCGACGCCCACTATGCGATCGAAGTGGGCAACGCTTGAACCGCTGTCCTTAGACCACGCCGACGGCTTGGCCGAGGCAGTGGGGGATCTTTCCACTTTGTGGTACCAAGACCACATTCCTGCGCCAGAGGATGTGCCGTCCTATATCTCTTCGTTGATCAGCGAATCTGACCGTGCGGCGTGGGCAATCATCGCGCCCGACGGTCGGCCGGCGGGTGTGACCACGTATTTCCACCTTGATCCGGTGAACCGGAACTTAGAGATCGGCTCGACCTGGATCGGGAAGGAATTTCAGGGCACGTCCATCAATCCGGCGGTTAAGTACTTGATGTTGGAGCGGGCCTTTGAAGAACTCGGGTGCCTGCGTGTGGAGATCCGCACGCACTTCATGAACCAGCAGTCCCGCAGGGCAATAGAGAAACTCGGTGCGAAGCTCGACGGGGTGCTGCGCCGACACAAGGTCTTGAAATCCGGTCTGGTGCGCGACACCTGCGTCTACTCCATCCTGGACACCGAGTGGCCGGAGGTTCAATCGGGCCTGGTGGCGCGGCTTGGTGGCCGGCCCTCCAGCGACGCCCTGCGGGATGCCTGA
- a CDS encoding 6-phosphofructokinase yields the protein MRLATLTSGGDCPGLNAVIRGIVRTANNEFGSTVVGYLDGWVGLLEDRRQDLYDDQWMDSILLRGGTILGTGRLHPDKFKAGLDQIKHNLEDAGIDALIPIGGEGTLKGAKWLADNGIPVVGVPKTIDNDVNATDYTFGFDTAVSVATDAIDRLHTTAESHNRILIVEVMGRHVGWIALHAGMAGGAHYTVIPEHPFDIEEITKAMERRFQMGEKYGIIVVAEGAVPKEGTLDIELGGEDEFGHQTFTGMGQLIGNEIHKRLGYDVRTTVLGHIQRGGTPTAYDRVLATRYGVSACRAAHEGDYGTCVALHGEDINLVSLEDAVDKLKQVPEYRYQTARSMFG from the coding sequence ATGCGACTTGCCACCCTGACGTCCGGCGGTGACTGCCCGGGCTTGAACGCAGTGATCCGCGGAATTGTCCGCACCGCAAACAATGAGTTCGGTTCCACCGTCGTGGGTTACCTCGACGGGTGGGTGGGCCTGCTCGAGGACCGTCGGCAGGACCTGTACGACGACCAGTGGATGGACTCCATCCTCCTGCGCGGCGGAACAATTCTGGGAACCGGTCGCCTCCACCCCGACAAGTTCAAGGCGGGGCTGGACCAGATCAAGCACAACCTCGAGGATGCCGGGATCGACGCGCTGATCCCGATCGGCGGTGAGGGCACGCTCAAGGGCGCGAAGTGGCTGGCTGACAACGGGATTCCCGTGGTCGGCGTGCCCAAGACCATTGACAATGACGTCAACGCCACGGACTACACCTTCGGATTCGACACTGCTGTGTCTGTGGCCACGGACGCGATTGACCGGTTGCACACCACAGCGGAATCCCACAACCGCATCCTCATCGTTGAGGTGATGGGCCGCCACGTCGGCTGGATCGCGCTGCACGCGGGCATGGCTGGTGGCGCGCACTACACCGTGATCCCAGAGCACCCCTTCGACATCGAAGAGATCACCAAGGCGATGGAACGCCGCTTCCAGATGGGTGAGAAGTACGGAATCATCGTCGTCGCCGAGGGCGCCGTGCCGAAGGAAGGCACGCTGGACATTGAGCTCGGTGGCGAGGACGAGTTCGGCCACCAGACCTTTACGGGTATGGGGCAGCTGATCGGCAACGAGATCCACAAGCGCCTGGGCTACGACGTGCGCACGACGGTGCTGGGCCACATCCAGCGCGGCGGAACTCCTACGGCCTATGACCGCGTGCTGGCTACCCGCTACGGTGTGAGCGCCTGCCGCGCCGCCCACGAGGGCGACTACGGCACCTGCGTCGCCCTGCACGGCGAGGACATCAACCTGGTGTCCCTGGAAGATGCAGTGGACAAGCTCAAGCAGGTACCGGAGTACCGCTACCAGACCGCGCGGAGCATGTTCGGCTAA
- a CDS encoding MFS transporter translates to MTDTSHRPVEGAGVRRGPWNALAVVSIGYVLIMLDQGIMPVVTPHLPAANANDAVWLTSIYLLATVVPMPITGRLGDKYGQRRVYIIGLALYAVSLTLAALPGSGDQWWRLVVARALQGLGAAIFLPQAFGMINRVFRSDGRGKAFAAWGVIGSIGSLVGPILGGYLIGAFGWQSAFTVQAVIAVVGVIVASAWLPQLHATPVRLRVTPLILSFCALTSLVWGIQSRAGWLILLGCGLIAVLVATERSRSSDEAFLPFELLRNRNFALGTAAISCMGFAVASMFIPIMYWLQSGAGISASMAGWLTAPMSVMALVLTPYAGVLADKVDPRVLNAAGFAVMAAGLLCGWAIAVAGANPLLFALVTTLLGVGSAFVWAPNATTTMRDVPESVAGAASGLYNTLRQVGSVVGVAMVGAVMGRAAMDGAAVDGSAVGESSISAMLVPAIAMVAGAILSLFLRDDLLIDGRSDGMSESR, encoded by the coding sequence GTGACGGATACTTCTCACCGCCCCGTTGAAGGGGCCGGCGTCCGCCGCGGCCCCTGGAACGCACTAGCGGTGGTGTCCATTGGCTACGTCCTTATCATGCTTGATCAGGGGATCATGCCGGTGGTCACGCCGCATCTTCCTGCGGCAAACGCGAACGACGCGGTGTGGCTGACCAGTATTTATTTGCTGGCAACGGTGGTGCCCATGCCAATCACGGGCAGGCTGGGTGACAAGTACGGCCAGCGCCGCGTGTACATCATCGGCCTTGCACTGTATGCGGTGAGCCTGACACTGGCAGCTTTGCCGGGCAGTGGTGACCAATGGTGGCGGCTCGTGGTGGCCCGAGCTCTTCAGGGCCTTGGCGCGGCGATCTTCCTACCCCAGGCATTCGGGATGATCAACCGTGTCTTCCGGTCGGACGGCCGGGGTAAGGCCTTCGCTGCGTGGGGTGTGATTGGTTCGATCGGCTCCCTGGTGGGGCCGATCCTTGGCGGTTACCTCATCGGCGCATTCGGTTGGCAGTCCGCATTCACGGTGCAGGCGGTCATCGCAGTAGTGGGCGTGATTGTGGCTAGCGCGTGGTTGCCCCAGCTACACGCCACTCCGGTCCGGCTGCGGGTCACGCCTCTTATCCTGTCTTTCTGCGCCTTGACCAGTCTTGTCTGGGGCATCCAGTCACGTGCTGGGTGGCTGATTCTTCTCGGCTGCGGTCTCATTGCGGTGCTGGTGGCCACGGAACGTAGTCGATCCTCCGATGAAGCGTTCCTTCCCTTTGAACTGCTGCGCAACCGCAATTTTGCCCTCGGTACAGCGGCGATTTCCTGCATGGGCTTTGCTGTTGCGTCGATGTTCATTCCCATCATGTATTGGCTTCAATCAGGTGCAGGCATCAGTGCATCGATGGCCGGGTGGCTCACCGCACCGATGTCGGTGATGGCGCTCGTGCTCACGCCCTATGCCGGTGTGTTGGCGGACAAGGTCGACCCGCGCGTGCTCAACGCCGCTGGGTTTGCCGTGATGGCCGCCGGGTTGCTGTGCGGGTGGGCTATCGCGGTAGCGGGAGCAAACCCCCTGCTATTCGCTCTAGTCACCACGTTGTTAGGGGTGGGAAGTGCATTCGTGTGGGCGCCCAACGCCACGACGACGATGCGGGACGTCCCCGAATCGGTTGCCGGTGCTGCCAGCGGGCTGTACAACACCTTGCGTCAGGTCGGCAGCGTCGTGGGCGTTGCCATGGTCGGTGCTGTCATGGGCCGGGCTGCAATGGACGGGGCGGCGGTGGACGGATCGGCGGTGGGGGAGTCGTCGATAAGCGCGATGCTCGTGCCCGCGATAGCGATGGTGGCAGGCGCGATCCTGTCGCTATTCTTGCGCGACGACCTGCTGATTGATGGGCGCTCAGACGGAATGAGCGAATCGCGCTAA
- the gatA gene encoding Asp-tRNA(Asn)/Glu-tRNA(Gln) amidotransferase subunit GatA yields the protein METALAPNEGLLSLPAHELAAKIQAGEVTSREVTQAFLDRIAESDDAVGAFLHVGAEEALAAADAVDAQVAAGEEPVSPLAGVPLALKDLFVTTDAPTTAASKILEGYMSPYDATIVTKIRAAGIPILGKTNLDEFAMGSSNENSAYKVTHNPHDLSRTPGGSGGGTAAALASGQAPLGIGTDTGGSIRQPASLTGTVGAKPTYGAVSRYGMIANASSLDQCGPCANNVLDTALLHEVIAGHDPFDATSVDRPVSSVVEAAREGASGDLSGVRIGRVKQFGGEGTQAGVSDVIEASFAQLESQGAEIVEVDCPNFAHVMGAYYIIQTSEVSSNLARFDGMRYGQRRGDDGSHSAEEVMAITRGEGFGDEVKRRVILGTYALSVGYYDAYYLQAQRIRTLVAQDFAKAFEQVDVIAGPATPTTAFKLGDKVDDPLAMYNFDLFTLPLNLAGLPGLSVPAGTASDTGLPVGLQVIAPAFADERMYKVAAAFEAGRK from the coding sequence GTGGAGACCGCGTTGGCGCCGAATGAGGGTCTGCTCTCACTTCCGGCTCACGAGCTGGCGGCGAAGATCCAGGCGGGAGAGGTCACGTCCCGCGAGGTGACGCAGGCGTTCTTGGACCGCATCGCCGAGTCGGATGACGCCGTTGGTGCGTTCTTGCACGTCGGTGCTGAAGAAGCGCTGGCCGCAGCGGATGCTGTGGATGCGCAGGTTGCTGCGGGCGAGGAGCCGGTTTCACCACTGGCTGGTGTGCCGCTGGCGCTCAAAGACCTGTTTGTCACCACGGATGCGCCGACGACTGCGGCGTCGAAGATCCTTGAGGGCTACATGAGCCCGTATGACGCGACGATCGTGACCAAGATCCGCGCGGCGGGCATTCCGATCTTGGGCAAGACCAACCTGGATGAGTTCGCAATGGGTTCGTCCAATGAGAACTCGGCGTACAAAGTCACCCACAACCCGCACGATCTGTCCCGCACCCCGGGTGGGTCCGGTGGTGGTACCGCGGCAGCGCTGGCATCCGGGCAAGCGCCGCTGGGAATTGGTACGGACACCGGTGGCTCGATTCGCCAGCCGGCGTCGCTGACCGGCACCGTGGGCGCGAAGCCGACGTACGGTGCGGTGTCGCGCTACGGCATGATCGCCAACGCGTCCTCGCTGGACCAGTGCGGTCCGTGTGCGAATAATGTGCTGGATACCGCGCTGTTGCACGAGGTCATCGCGGGCCACGATCCGTTCGATGCGACGAGTGTTGATCGACCAGTCTCCTCAGTCGTAGAGGCAGCGCGCGAAGGCGCATCCGGTGATTTGTCGGGCGTGCGCATCGGCCGCGTGAAGCAGTTTGGTGGCGAAGGAACGCAGGCTGGCGTCTCCGACGTCATCGAGGCTTCTTTTGCGCAGCTTGAGAGCCAGGGCGCGGAGATCGTTGAGGTCGACTGCCCGAACTTTGCCCACGTTATGGGTGCCTACTACATCATCCAAACCTCCGAGGTCAGCTCGAACCTCGCTCGCTTTGATGGTATGCGCTACGGTCAGCGCCGCGGTGACGATGGCTCGCACTCCGCGGAGGAAGTCATGGCGATCACCCGTGGTGAGGGCTTCGGCGACGAGGTCAAGCGCCGTGTGATCTTGGGTACCTACGCACTGTCGGTTGGTTACTACGACGCCTACTACTTGCAGGCGCAGCGTATCCGCACCCTCGTGGCGCAGGACTTTGCCAAGGCCTTCGAGCAGGTCGACGTCATTGCTGGTCCGGCAACGCCGACGACGGCGTTCAAGCTGGGCGACAAGGTCGATGACCCGTTGGCAATGTACAACTTTGACCTGTTCACGCTTCCGTTGAACCTTGCCGGTCTACCTGGTCTGTCAGTTCCGGCAGGCACCGCGTCCGACACGGGTCTTCCGGTTGGCCTGCAGGTGATTGCGCCCGCGTTTGCCGACGAGCGGATGTACAAGGTAGCCGCCGCCTTTGAGGCTGGCCGCAAGTAG
- the gatC gene encoding Asp-tRNA(Asn)/Glu-tRNA(Gln) amidotransferase subunit GatC, whose translation MAEAHAISRDEVAGIAKLARIALADEELDHIAGQLDTIVEAVSAVQAVDTTGVEPMSHPHSVEAAMRVDEVKETLTQDQALDQAPEVDEERFVVPQILGEGD comes from the coding sequence GTGGCCGAGGCCCACGCCATTTCCCGCGACGAGGTCGCCGGAATTGCAAAGCTGGCGCGCATTGCGCTGGCGGATGAAGAACTGGATCACATTGCTGGTCAGCTGGACACGATCGTTGAGGCTGTGTCCGCTGTTCAAGCGGTGGACACAACCGGCGTGGAGCCCATGAGCCACCCGCACTCCGTCGAGGCCGCCATGCGTGTCGACGAGGTGAAGGAAACGCTGACCCAGGACCAGGCGCTGGACCAGGCGCCGGAGGTCGATGAGGAGCGCTTCGTGGTGCCGCAGATCCTTGGGGAAGGTGACTAA